The following coding sequences lie in one Vespula pensylvanica isolate Volc-1 chromosome 7, ASM1446617v1, whole genome shotgun sequence genomic window:
- the LOC122630652 gene encoding kinesin-like protein Klp10A isoform X7: MTMDRGMCNIETGNSINIKRTDGRVHSAIVSGVNWEQRTVTVEWFEKGETKGKEVEIDAILALNPELNKKTMGPPQMNNVVELVAKDSSGEEDEGVDELENQEEGSLGRHGGHTARNGLTSATLPVRVTSRLSYSTRPSVPVKVNTRQTSRQTGRPTNIMAPVASVNGHGDSVSGLTGRRELENIPPTPMTPLNVTAATQSKQKQTQLQQQQQQQQQQQQQQQQAQQQQQQAQMENGRGRRSNVVKEVERLKKNREERRQRQAELKEEKEALMNLDPGNPNWEFLAMIREYQSSIEFRPLRETDTVEDHQITVCVRKRPLNKKEVTRKEVDVISVPSKDQMVVHEPKAKVDLTKYLENQIFRFDYAFDETCNNEIVYKYTAKPLVQTIFEGGMATCFAYGQTGSGKTHTMGGDFNGKTQDCKKGIYAMVAKDVFKCLKMAKYRPLNLVISASFFEIYSGKVFDLLADKEKLRVLEDGKQQVQIVGLTEKVVETCDEVLKLIQHGNSARTSGQTSANSNSSRSHAIFQIIARTAGTHRVHGKFSLIDLAGNERGADTSSANRQTRMEGAEINKSLLALKECIRALSRKGAHLPFRASKLTQVLRDSFIGEKSKTCMIAMISPGMSSCEHSLNTLRYADRVKELAATDPTEIKVSPTDDDRGLKIEEQANNSVLSDSDLAQLRSLNEGELSQDLYTFHEAVSALQLLEEEVLDTHKMVMDNTTRFLNEAHSVFSATHEVDYDQEDSRSKTKANSIFTLSRSWGSSNTTLNTTIMINDSTNDTSDNNIQQDMYATNKTSIKNTLKSSSKDERKCKSDTSSNSTENDIINNRMTHVESNNIKTKSTGTVTLKKTINKSSSVVGFRPTKSNMNQRAKWATSGKKKASKYHWSGTFSDRSKKYKLFNDRKYIYLPRDSNRSPCEALTITTCNNNSNIFKDKQPVTNTNIFHSNEFALNDRVFKSIEKTEKQLFNNNYQFPVNCPTEDFDLYNNIKTGQDNNIKEDICSNYDIYSDRNINSRYRMMQEDEKPNVITENVQKNDFYISNNSTSFTGDNKFSSINVREDLVSCNIFECCRNSAKCWVNSKLKDKTAHFNKQAGSPIVRPFYRKLSIFIFIVIKNIILLSFLPIVYIAFIMYVQSRQE, translated from the exons ATGACCATGGACCGCGGCATGTGCAACATCGAGACCGGCAATAGCATAAACATCAAGAGAACGGACG gtCGCGTTCATTCGGCTATCGTCTCTGGTGTCAATTGGGAGCAACGCACCGTAACTGTAGAATGGTTCGAAAAGGGGGAAACCAAAGGGAAAGAG gTGGAGATCGATGCAATTCTTGCCTTGAATcccgaattaaataaaaagacgatGGGACCACCGCAGATGAACAATGTGGTAGAATTAGTAGCGAAG GACTCTTCCGGCGAGGAGGATGAGGGGGTTGACGAGTTGGAGAACCAAGAGGAGGGTTCACTAGGACGGCATGGCGGTCACACCGCAAGAAACGGCCTTACATCCGCAACGCTTCCTGTACGAGTCACATCTCGTCTTTCG taCTCCACGAGACCGTCTGTTCCAGTAAAAG TGAATACGAGACAAACATCACGACAAACAGGTCGACCGACAAACATTATGGCTCCAGTAGCTTCGGTAAATGGTCATGGTGATTCCGTTTCTGGATTGACGGGAAGACGAGAATTGGAGAACATACCACCAACCCCGATGACACCGTTAAACGTTACGGCTGCGACTCAAAGCAAGCAAAAGCAAACTCAGctgcaacaacaacaacaacaacaacaacaacaacagcagcaacagcagcaagcacagcagcagcagcagcaagcACAAATGGAGAATGGCAGAGGTAGACGATCCAATGTCGTTAAGGAAGTGGAGAGACTGAAGAAAAACAGGGAAGAAAGGAGACAACGTCAGGCGGAacttaaagaagagaaagaggctTTGATGAATTTAGATCCAGGCAATCCTAATTGGGAATTTCTTGCCATGATTAG AGAGTACCAGAGTAGCATTGAATTCAGGCCGTTGCGAGAAACCGATACCGTTGAGGATCATCAGATCACTGTATGCGTAAGAAAACGACCattgaataagaaagaagtgaCACGAAAAGAAGTCGACGTTATCAGTGTGCCCAGTAAAGATCAAATGGTAGTTCACGAACCAAAAGCCAAAGTAGATTTGAcgaaatatttggaaaatcaGATCTTTAGGTTTGATTATGCTTTCGACGAAACTTGTAACAATGAGATAGTCTACAAGTACACGGCGAAGCCGTTGGTGCAGACAATTTTTGAAGGTGGTATGGCTACATGTTTCGCTTACGGACAAACTGGTAGTGGAAAAACACATACCATGGGCGGTGATTTTAATGGTAAAACGCAGGACTGTAAAAAGGGTATATACGCTATGGTCGCTAAGGATGTCTTCAAATGTCTTAAAATGGCGAAATATCGTCCATTAAATCTAGTTATCTCTGCTAGTTTTTTTGAAATCTATTCTGGAAAAGTATTCGATCTCCTGGCGGATAAAGAAAAGCTAAGAGTGTTGGAGGATGGGAAACAACAA GTTCAAATAGTCGGACTAACAGAAAAGGTTGTAGAGACGTGCGATGaagtattaaaattgatacaaCATGGTAACAGTGCTAGGACGAGTGGACAAACGAGTGCAAACTCCAATTCTTCGAGGTCGCACgcgatatttcaaataatagcACGAACCGCGGGTACTCATAGAGTACACGggaaattttctcttattgaCCTTGCTGGAAACGAAAGAGGTGCTGATACTTCTTCTGCGAACAGACAAACGC GTATGGAGGGTGCTGAGATAAATAAGTCCTTGCTAGCGTTAAAGGAGTGTATTCGCGCTTTAAGTCGTAAAGGAGCACACTTGCCTTTCAGAGCAAGTAAATTGACTCAGGTGTTAAGGGACAGTTTTATCGGTGAAAAATCTAAAACGTGTATG ATAGCGATGATTAGTCCTGGTATGAGTTCTTGTGAGCATTCCTTAAACACGTTAAGGTACGCAGACAGAGTAAAGGAATTAGCTGCAACCGATCCAACGGAGATAAAAGTTTCACCTACGGACGATGATCGAGGATTGAAGATAGAAGAACAGGCCAACAATAGTGTTCTCTCAGACAGTGATTTAGCACAACTTCGATCTTTGAAT GAAGGTGAACTTTCGCAAGACCTCTATACTTTCCACGAAGCAGTTTCTGCTCTACAATTGTTAGAAGAGGAGGTATTGGATACGCACAAAATGGTAATGGACAACACGACCAGATTTCTCAATGAAGCGCACAGCGTTTTCAGTGCAACTCACGAGGTGGACTACGATCAAGAAG ATTCGCGCTCTAAGACTAAGGCAAATTCGATCTTCACGTTAAGCCGGAGCTGGGGAAGCAGCAATACGACATTAAATACAACGATTATGATAAACGACAGTACGAACGACACTTCAGATAACAATATACAACAGGATATGTATGCAACCAATAAAACGAGTATCAAGAATACACTGAAATCTTCTtcgaaggacgaaagaaaatgcaaaagtGATACGAGTTCCAACTCTACCGAGAatgacataattaataatagaatgaCGCATGtagaatcgaataatataaagacAAAAAGTACAGGTACCGTTACGTTAAAAAAGACGATTAATAAAAGTTCGTCGGTGGTAGGATTTCGTCCAACAAAATCGAACATGAATCAACGTGCTAAGTGGGCTACGtctggaaaaaagaaagcatcgAAATATCATTGGTCCGGTACTTTTTccgatcgatcaaaaaaatataaactttttaatgatagaaaatatatatatttgccaCGTGATAGTAATAGGAGTCCGTGCGAAGCCTTGACTATAACAACGTGTAATAATAACTCTAATATTTTCAAGGATAAGCAACCAGTGACAAATACGAACATCTTTCACTCAAATGAATTTGCTTTAAATGATCGAGTCTTTAAGAGCATtgaaaaaacggaaaaacaattatttaataataattatcagttTCCCGTCAACTGTCCTACAGAAGATTTTGacttgtataataatatcaaaactgGTCAGGACAATAACattaaagaagatatatgTTCGAATTATGACATTTATTCTGatcgtaatataaattcgaGATACAGAATGATGCAAGAAGATGAAAAACCAAATGTTATTACAGAGAACGTGCAGAAGAATGACTTCTATATATCTAACAACAGTACTAGTTTTACCGGagataacaaattttcttctattaatgTTAGAGAAGATCTAGTATCTTGCAACATTTTTGAATGTTGTAGAAACTCGGCCAAATGTTGGGTCAATTCGAAACTTAAAGATAAAACAGCTCATTTTAACAAACAGGCTGGCTCTCCTATTGTTCGAccattttatcgaaaattatcgatctttatcttcatcgttattaaaaatatcattttactttcattcttGCCGATCGTTTACATTGCCtttattatgtatgtacaaagtAGGCAAGAATGA
- the LOC122630652 gene encoding kinesin-like protein Klp10A isoform X9 — MTMDRGMCNIETGNSINIKRTDGRVHSAIVSGVNWEQRTVTVEWFEKGETKGKEVEIDAILALNPELNKKTMGPPQMNNVVELVAKDSSGEEDEGVDELENQEEGSLGRHGGHTARNGLTSATLPYSTRPSVPVKVNTRQTSRQTGRPTNIMAPVASVNGHGDSVSGLTGRRELENIPPTPMTPLNVTAATQSKQKQTQLQQQQQQQQQQQQQQQQAQQQQQQAQMENGRGRRSNVVKEVERLKKNREERRQRQAELKEEKEALMNLDPGNPNWEFLAMIREYQSSIEFRPLRETDTVEDHQITVCVRKRPLNKKEVTRKEVDVISVPSKDQMVVHEPKAKVDLTKYLENQIFRFDYAFDETCNNEIVYKYTAKPLVQTIFEGGMATCFAYGQTGSGKTHTMGGDFNGKTQDCKKGIYAMVAKDVFKCLKMAKYRPLNLVISASFFEIYSGKVFDLLADKEKLRVLEDGKQQVQIVGLTEKVVETCDEVLKLIQHGNSARTSGQTSANSNSSRSHAIFQIIARTAGTHRVHGKFSLIDLAGNERGADTSSANRQTRMEGAEINKSLLALKECIRALSRKGAHLPFRASKLTQVLRDSFIGEKSKTCMIAMISPGMSSCEHSLNTLRYADRVKELAATDPTEIKVSPTDDDRGLKIEEQANNSVLSDSDLAQLRSLNEGELSQDLYTFHEAVSALQLLEEEVLDTHKMVMDNTTRFLNEAHSVFSATHEVDYDQEDSRSKTKANSIFTLSRSWGSSNTTLNTTIMINDSTNDTSDNNIQQDMYATNKTSIKNTLKSSSKDERKCKSDTSSNSTENDIINNRMTHVESNNIKTKSTGTVTLKKTINKSSSVVGFRPTKSNMNQRAKWATSGKKKASKYHWSGTFSDRSKKYKLFNDRKYIYLPRDSNRSPCEALTITTCNNNSNIFKDKQPVTNTNIFHSNEFALNDRVFKSIEKTEKQLFNNNYQFPVNCPTEDFDLYNNIKTGQDNNIKEDICSNYDIYSDRNINSRYRMMQEDEKPNVITENVQKNDFYISNNSTSFTGDNKFSSINVREDLVSCNIFECCRNSAKCWVNSKLKDKTAHFNKQAGSPIVRPFYRKLSIFIFIVIKNIILLSFLPIVYIAFIMYVQSRQE, encoded by the exons ATGACCATGGACCGCGGCATGTGCAACATCGAGACCGGCAATAGCATAAACATCAAGAGAACGGACG gtCGCGTTCATTCGGCTATCGTCTCTGGTGTCAATTGGGAGCAACGCACCGTAACTGTAGAATGGTTCGAAAAGGGGGAAACCAAAGGGAAAGAG gTGGAGATCGATGCAATTCTTGCCTTGAATcccgaattaaataaaaagacgatGGGACCACCGCAGATGAACAATGTGGTAGAATTAGTAGCGAAG GACTCTTCCGGCGAGGAGGATGAGGGGGTTGACGAGTTGGAGAACCAAGAGGAGGGTTCACTAGGACGGCATGGCGGTCACACCGCAAGAAACGGCCTTACATCCGCAACGCTTCCT taCTCCACGAGACCGTCTGTTCCAGTAAAAG TGAATACGAGACAAACATCACGACAAACAGGTCGACCGACAAACATTATGGCTCCAGTAGCTTCGGTAAATGGTCATGGTGATTCCGTTTCTGGATTGACGGGAAGACGAGAATTGGAGAACATACCACCAACCCCGATGACACCGTTAAACGTTACGGCTGCGACTCAAAGCAAGCAAAAGCAAACTCAGctgcaacaacaacaacaacaacaacaacaacaacagcagcaacagcagcaagcacagcagcagcagcagcaagcACAAATGGAGAATGGCAGAGGTAGACGATCCAATGTCGTTAAGGAAGTGGAGAGACTGAAGAAAAACAGGGAAGAAAGGAGACAACGTCAGGCGGAacttaaagaagagaaagaggctTTGATGAATTTAGATCCAGGCAATCCTAATTGGGAATTTCTTGCCATGATTAG AGAGTACCAGAGTAGCATTGAATTCAGGCCGTTGCGAGAAACCGATACCGTTGAGGATCATCAGATCACTGTATGCGTAAGAAAACGACCattgaataagaaagaagtgaCACGAAAAGAAGTCGACGTTATCAGTGTGCCCAGTAAAGATCAAATGGTAGTTCACGAACCAAAAGCCAAAGTAGATTTGAcgaaatatttggaaaatcaGATCTTTAGGTTTGATTATGCTTTCGACGAAACTTGTAACAATGAGATAGTCTACAAGTACACGGCGAAGCCGTTGGTGCAGACAATTTTTGAAGGTGGTATGGCTACATGTTTCGCTTACGGACAAACTGGTAGTGGAAAAACACATACCATGGGCGGTGATTTTAATGGTAAAACGCAGGACTGTAAAAAGGGTATATACGCTATGGTCGCTAAGGATGTCTTCAAATGTCTTAAAATGGCGAAATATCGTCCATTAAATCTAGTTATCTCTGCTAGTTTTTTTGAAATCTATTCTGGAAAAGTATTCGATCTCCTGGCGGATAAAGAAAAGCTAAGAGTGTTGGAGGATGGGAAACAACAA GTTCAAATAGTCGGACTAACAGAAAAGGTTGTAGAGACGTGCGATGaagtattaaaattgatacaaCATGGTAACAGTGCTAGGACGAGTGGACAAACGAGTGCAAACTCCAATTCTTCGAGGTCGCACgcgatatttcaaataatagcACGAACCGCGGGTACTCATAGAGTACACGggaaattttctcttattgaCCTTGCTGGAAACGAAAGAGGTGCTGATACTTCTTCTGCGAACAGACAAACGC GTATGGAGGGTGCTGAGATAAATAAGTCCTTGCTAGCGTTAAAGGAGTGTATTCGCGCTTTAAGTCGTAAAGGAGCACACTTGCCTTTCAGAGCAAGTAAATTGACTCAGGTGTTAAGGGACAGTTTTATCGGTGAAAAATCTAAAACGTGTATG ATAGCGATGATTAGTCCTGGTATGAGTTCTTGTGAGCATTCCTTAAACACGTTAAGGTACGCAGACAGAGTAAAGGAATTAGCTGCAACCGATCCAACGGAGATAAAAGTTTCACCTACGGACGATGATCGAGGATTGAAGATAGAAGAACAGGCCAACAATAGTGTTCTCTCAGACAGTGATTTAGCACAACTTCGATCTTTGAAT GAAGGTGAACTTTCGCAAGACCTCTATACTTTCCACGAAGCAGTTTCTGCTCTACAATTGTTAGAAGAGGAGGTATTGGATACGCACAAAATGGTAATGGACAACACGACCAGATTTCTCAATGAAGCGCACAGCGTTTTCAGTGCAACTCACGAGGTGGACTACGATCAAGAAG ATTCGCGCTCTAAGACTAAGGCAAATTCGATCTTCACGTTAAGCCGGAGCTGGGGAAGCAGCAATACGACATTAAATACAACGATTATGATAAACGACAGTACGAACGACACTTCAGATAACAATATACAACAGGATATGTATGCAACCAATAAAACGAGTATCAAGAATACACTGAAATCTTCTtcgaaggacgaaagaaaatgcaaaagtGATACGAGTTCCAACTCTACCGAGAatgacataattaataatagaatgaCGCATGtagaatcgaataatataaagacAAAAAGTACAGGTACCGTTACGTTAAAAAAGACGATTAATAAAAGTTCGTCGGTGGTAGGATTTCGTCCAACAAAATCGAACATGAATCAACGTGCTAAGTGGGCTACGtctggaaaaaagaaagcatcgAAATATCATTGGTCCGGTACTTTTTccgatcgatcaaaaaaatataaactttttaatgatagaaaatatatatatttgccaCGTGATAGTAATAGGAGTCCGTGCGAAGCCTTGACTATAACAACGTGTAATAATAACTCTAATATTTTCAAGGATAAGCAACCAGTGACAAATACGAACATCTTTCACTCAAATGAATTTGCTTTAAATGATCGAGTCTTTAAGAGCATtgaaaaaacggaaaaacaattatttaataataattatcagttTCCCGTCAACTGTCCTACAGAAGATTTTGacttgtataataatatcaaaactgGTCAGGACAATAACattaaagaagatatatgTTCGAATTATGACATTTATTCTGatcgtaatataaattcgaGATACAGAATGATGCAAGAAGATGAAAAACCAAATGTTATTACAGAGAACGTGCAGAAGAATGACTTCTATATATCTAACAACAGTACTAGTTTTACCGGagataacaaattttcttctattaatgTTAGAGAAGATCTAGTATCTTGCAACATTTTTGAATGTTGTAGAAACTCGGCCAAATGTTGGGTCAATTCGAAACTTAAAGATAAAACAGCTCATTTTAACAAACAGGCTGGCTCTCCTATTGTTCGAccattttatcgaaaattatcgatctttatcttcatcgttattaaaaatatcattttactttcattcttGCCGATCGTTTACATTGCCtttattatgtatgtacaaagtAGGCAAGAATGA
- the LOC122630652 gene encoding kinesin-like protein Klp10A isoform X4 — MVTTSVQYSIPNRWRVASHRRYFEGEAGFKKGRILCLKKVRVIFERLLARNDYGIFFEVIRDKNIFRKKEKEKSSMQKSGSIESNTLLMEICRVHSAIVSGVNWEQRTVTVEWFEKGETKGKEVEIDAILALNPELNKKTMGPPQMNNVVELVAKDSSGEEDEGVDELENQEEGSLGRHGGHTARNGLTSATLPVRVTSRLSYSTRPSVPVKVNTRQTSRQTGRPTNIMAPVASVNGHGDSVSGLTGRRELENIPPTPMTPLNVTAATQSKQKQTQLQQQQQQQQQQQQQQQQAQQQQQQAQMENGRGRRSNVVKEVERLKKNREERRQRQAELKEEKEALMNLDPGNPNWEFLAMIREYQSSIEFRPLRETDTVEDHQITVCVRKRPLNKKEVTRKEVDVISVPSKDQMVVHEPKAKVDLTKYLENQIFRFDYAFDETCNNEIVYKYTAKPLVQTIFEGGMATCFAYGQTGSGKTHTMGGDFNGKTQDCKKGIYAMVAKDVFKCLKMAKYRPLNLVISASFFEIYSGKVFDLLADKEKLRVLEDGKQQVQIVGLTEKVVETCDEVLKLIQHGNSARTSGQTSANSNSSRSHAIFQIIARTAGTHRVHGKFSLIDLAGNERGADTSSANRQTRMEGAEINKSLLALKECIRALSRKGAHLPFRASKLTQVLRDSFIGEKSKTCMIAMISPGMSSCEHSLNTLRYADRVKELAATDPTEIKVSPTDDDRGLKIEEQANNSVLSDSDLAQLRSLNEGELSQDLYTFHEAVSALQLLEEEVLDTHKMVMDNTTRFLNEAHSVFSATHEVDYDQEDSRSKTKANSIFTLSRSWGSSNTTLNTTIMINDSTNDTSDNNIQQDMYATNKTSIKNTLKSSSKDERKCKSDTSSNSTENDIINNRMTHVESNNIKTKSTGTVTLKKTINKSSSVVGFRPTKSNMNQRAKWATSGKKKASKYHWSGTFSDRSKKYKLFNDRKYIYLPRDSNRSPCEALTITTCNNNSNIFKDKQPVTNTNIFHSNEFALNDRVFKSIEKTEKQLFNNNYQFPVNCPTEDFDLYNNIKTGQDNNIKEDICSNYDIYSDRNINSRYRMMQEDEKPNVITENVQKNDFYISNNSTSFTGDNKFSSINVREDLVSCNIFECCRNSAKCWVNSKLKDKTAHFNKQAGSPIVRPFYRKLSIFIFIVIKNIILLSFLPIVYIAFIMYVQSRQE; from the exons ATGGTTACTACGAGTGTTCAATATTCGATCCCAAATAGATGGCGCGTTGCTTCTCATCGGAGATACTTTGAAGGAGAAGCAGGTTTCAAAAAAGGAAGgattttatgtttaaaaaag GTTAGGGTTATCTTTGAGCGTCTCCTTGCTCGCAACGATTATGGAATTTTTTTCGAGGTTATCCGGGACAAGAACatctttcgtaaaaaagagaaagaaaaaagttcaaTGCAAAAATCAGGATCGATCGAGTCTAATACCTTACTAATGGAAATAT gtCGCGTTCATTCGGCTATCGTCTCTGGTGTCAATTGGGAGCAACGCACCGTAACTGTAGAATGGTTCGAAAAGGGGGAAACCAAAGGGAAAGAG gTGGAGATCGATGCAATTCTTGCCTTGAATcccgaattaaataaaaagacgatGGGACCACCGCAGATGAACAATGTGGTAGAATTAGTAGCGAAG GACTCTTCCGGCGAGGAGGATGAGGGGGTTGACGAGTTGGAGAACCAAGAGGAGGGTTCACTAGGACGGCATGGCGGTCACACCGCAAGAAACGGCCTTACATCCGCAACGCTTCCTGTACGAGTCACATCTCGTCTTTCG taCTCCACGAGACCGTCTGTTCCAGTAAAAG TGAATACGAGACAAACATCACGACAAACAGGTCGACCGACAAACATTATGGCTCCAGTAGCTTCGGTAAATGGTCATGGTGATTCCGTTTCTGGATTGACGGGAAGACGAGAATTGGAGAACATACCACCAACCCCGATGACACCGTTAAACGTTACGGCTGCGACTCAAAGCAAGCAAAAGCAAACTCAGctgcaacaacaacaacaacaacaacaacaacaacagcagcaacagcagcaagcacagcagcagcagcagcaagcACAAATGGAGAATGGCAGAGGTAGACGATCCAATGTCGTTAAGGAAGTGGAGAGACTGAAGAAAAACAGGGAAGAAAGGAGACAACGTCAGGCGGAacttaaagaagagaaagaggctTTGATGAATTTAGATCCAGGCAATCCTAATTGGGAATTTCTTGCCATGATTAG AGAGTACCAGAGTAGCATTGAATTCAGGCCGTTGCGAGAAACCGATACCGTTGAGGATCATCAGATCACTGTATGCGTAAGAAAACGACCattgaataagaaagaagtgaCACGAAAAGAAGTCGACGTTATCAGTGTGCCCAGTAAAGATCAAATGGTAGTTCACGAACCAAAAGCCAAAGTAGATTTGAcgaaatatttggaaaatcaGATCTTTAGGTTTGATTATGCTTTCGACGAAACTTGTAACAATGAGATAGTCTACAAGTACACGGCGAAGCCGTTGGTGCAGACAATTTTTGAAGGTGGTATGGCTACATGTTTCGCTTACGGACAAACTGGTAGTGGAAAAACACATACCATGGGCGGTGATTTTAATGGTAAAACGCAGGACTGTAAAAAGGGTATATACGCTATGGTCGCTAAGGATGTCTTCAAATGTCTTAAAATGGCGAAATATCGTCCATTAAATCTAGTTATCTCTGCTAGTTTTTTTGAAATCTATTCTGGAAAAGTATTCGATCTCCTGGCGGATAAAGAAAAGCTAAGAGTGTTGGAGGATGGGAAACAACAA GTTCAAATAGTCGGACTAACAGAAAAGGTTGTAGAGACGTGCGATGaagtattaaaattgatacaaCATGGTAACAGTGCTAGGACGAGTGGACAAACGAGTGCAAACTCCAATTCTTCGAGGTCGCACgcgatatttcaaataatagcACGAACCGCGGGTACTCATAGAGTACACGggaaattttctcttattgaCCTTGCTGGAAACGAAAGAGGTGCTGATACTTCTTCTGCGAACAGACAAACGC GTATGGAGGGTGCTGAGATAAATAAGTCCTTGCTAGCGTTAAAGGAGTGTATTCGCGCTTTAAGTCGTAAAGGAGCACACTTGCCTTTCAGAGCAAGTAAATTGACTCAGGTGTTAAGGGACAGTTTTATCGGTGAAAAATCTAAAACGTGTATG ATAGCGATGATTAGTCCTGGTATGAGTTCTTGTGAGCATTCCTTAAACACGTTAAGGTACGCAGACAGAGTAAAGGAATTAGCTGCAACCGATCCAACGGAGATAAAAGTTTCACCTACGGACGATGATCGAGGATTGAAGATAGAAGAACAGGCCAACAATAGTGTTCTCTCAGACAGTGATTTAGCACAACTTCGATCTTTGAAT GAAGGTGAACTTTCGCAAGACCTCTATACTTTCCACGAAGCAGTTTCTGCTCTACAATTGTTAGAAGAGGAGGTATTGGATACGCACAAAATGGTAATGGACAACACGACCAGATTTCTCAATGAAGCGCACAGCGTTTTCAGTGCAACTCACGAGGTGGACTACGATCAAGAAG ATTCGCGCTCTAAGACTAAGGCAAATTCGATCTTCACGTTAAGCCGGAGCTGGGGAAGCAGCAATACGACATTAAATACAACGATTATGATAAACGACAGTACGAACGACACTTCAGATAACAATATACAACAGGATATGTATGCAACCAATAAAACGAGTATCAAGAATACACTGAAATCTTCTtcgaaggacgaaagaaaatgcaaaagtGATACGAGTTCCAACTCTACCGAGAatgacataattaataatagaatgaCGCATGtagaatcgaataatataaagacAAAAAGTACAGGTACCGTTACGTTAAAAAAGACGATTAATAAAAGTTCGTCGGTGGTAGGATTTCGTCCAACAAAATCGAACATGAATCAACGTGCTAAGTGGGCTACGtctggaaaaaagaaagcatcgAAATATCATTGGTCCGGTACTTTTTccgatcgatcaaaaaaatataaactttttaatgatagaaaatatatatatttgccaCGTGATAGTAATAGGAGTCCGTGCGAAGCCTTGACTATAACAACGTGTAATAATAACTCTAATATTTTCAAGGATAAGCAACCAGTGACAAATACGAACATCTTTCACTCAAATGAATTTGCTTTAAATGATCGAGTCTTTAAGAGCATtgaaaaaacggaaaaacaattatttaataataattatcagttTCCCGTCAACTGTCCTACAGAAGATTTTGacttgtataataatatcaaaactgGTCAGGACAATAACattaaagaagatatatgTTCGAATTATGACATTTATTCTGatcgtaatataaattcgaGATACAGAATGATGCAAGAAGATGAAAAACCAAATGTTATTACAGAGAACGTGCAGAAGAATGACTTCTATATATCTAACAACAGTACTAGTTTTACCGGagataacaaattttcttctattaatgTTAGAGAAGATCTAGTATCTTGCAACATTTTTGAATGTTGTAGAAACTCGGCCAAATGTTGGGTCAATTCGAAACTTAAAGATAAAACAGCTCATTTTAACAAACAGGCTGGCTCTCCTATTGTTCGAccattttatcgaaaattatcgatctttatcttcatcgttattaaaaatatcattttactttcattcttGCCGATCGTTTACATTGCCtttattatgtatgtacaaagtAGGCAAGAATGA